Proteins found in one Sphingobium sp. V4 genomic segment:
- a CDS encoding inositol monophosphatase family protein — translation MPGDDAHLRAVVSAVADAADHALTLWAGGETRVRQWEKVPGHPVCEADLAVDALLRQRLAEIDPQAGWLSEETADTVHRLGVSRVWVVDPIDGTRDYLRGRPGWAVSVALVEDGAVKLGILAAPARNELWIAQAGLGATRNGLSLRAGARTDLPGARVPADQLPRADRDLTVVEKPNSIALRMAMVAADEADLVATVRWGNEWDVAAAALICAEAGAMVTDALGDALRFNRPQPTAFGLLCAAPGIHAAAVDRLMPRAREILARD, via the coding sequence TTGCCGGGGGATGACGCCCATCTGCGCGCTGTCGTGTCCGCCGTGGCGGATGCGGCCGACCATGCGCTGACCCTCTGGGCAGGTGGGGAAACCCGCGTGCGCCAGTGGGAAAAGGTGCCTGGCCATCCGGTCTGCGAAGCCGACCTGGCCGTCGACGCTCTGCTACGCCAGCGGCTGGCGGAGATTGATCCGCAGGCGGGCTGGCTGTCGGAGGAGACGGCCGACACGGTACATCGGCTGGGCGTGTCGCGTGTCTGGGTAGTCGACCCGATCGATGGCACGCGCGACTATCTGCGTGGACGGCCGGGCTGGGCGGTTTCGGTGGCGCTGGTCGAGGACGGAGCGGTCAAGCTCGGCATCCTTGCGGCACCGGCGCGCAACGAATTGTGGATCGCCCAGGCGGGGCTGGGTGCGACCCGCAATGGCCTTTCGCTGCGCGCAGGGGCGCGGACCGACCTGCCGGGCGCCCGCGTGCCCGCCGATCAGCTGCCGCGCGCCGACCGTGACCTGACCGTCGTCGAAAAGCCCAATAGCATCGCGCTGCGCATGGCGATGGTCGCTGCCGACGAGGCCGATCTGGTCGCGACGGTGCGCTGGGGCAATGAATGGGATGTCGCGGCGGCTGCGCTGATCTGCGCGGAAGCAGGGGCGATGGTTACCGATGCGCTCGGCGATGCGCTGCGCTTCAACCGGCCCCAGCCCACCGCCTTCGGCCTGCTGTGCGCCGCACCCGGCATCCATGCCGCCGCGGTCGACCGATTGATGCCGCGCGCGCGGGAAATATTGGCCCGGGATTAG
- a CDS encoding acyltransferase → MGKNPSVDLLKGALILFVMIGHAMEITHQQHPILWIGAGFRMPLMIGISGYLLNLAALRAASTRQLFARYGRRMLIPWGVAMLVYVMAGGWPVGWTAPIDLLLLPPFHLWYVPVLFFLVMLARLIPSPPILLLAIGTPVSLFIMASFGLNHGAIGTAPLALDSRFLSYPVYFFFGMVIAEREMPKRYLAVALLVAGLGMSWWSGLASGASPVTLMAARLLMCLGLIALLPAISALQLRLAPLNAIGRESLFFYLWHPMAMALLMAGGTGTAGLLTLAVPGLFLASRAIMRLPELGRMLGAAPLQSAPPPSTAPVVQTV, encoded by the coding sequence GTGGGAAAAAATCCGTCAGTCGATCTGCTGAAGGGCGCGCTGATCCTGTTCGTCATGATCGGCCATGCCATGGAGATCACGCATCAGCAGCATCCGATCCTGTGGATCGGGGCGGGCTTTCGTATGCCCCTGATGATCGGCATTTCGGGCTATCTGCTCAACTTGGCGGCACTGCGCGCGGCATCGACACGGCAATTGTTCGCCCGCTATGGCCGGCGGATGCTGATTCCCTGGGGCGTGGCGATGCTGGTCTATGTCATGGCCGGCGGGTGGCCGGTCGGCTGGACGGCCCCGATCGATCTGCTGCTGCTGCCCCCCTTCCACCTCTGGTATGTCCCGGTATTGTTCTTCCTGGTGATGCTGGCGCGGCTGATCCCATCGCCGCCGATCCTGCTGCTCGCCATCGGCACGCCTGTCAGCCTGTTCATCATGGCGAGTTTCGGACTGAACCACGGCGCGATCGGCACCGCGCCGCTGGCGCTGGACAGCCGGTTCCTGAGCTATCCGGTCTATTTCTTCTTCGGCATGGTCATCGCGGAGCGGGAGATGCCCAAACGCTATCTGGCGGTTGCGCTGTTGGTGGCGGGACTGGGCATGAGTTGGTGGTCAGGGCTGGCAAGCGGCGCCAGCCCGGTGACCTTGATGGCGGCGCGGCTGTTGATGTGCCTGGGGCTGATCGCGTTGCTGCCGGCAATTTCGGCCCTGCAGCTGCGCCTGGCGCCGCTCAACGCCATCGGGCGCGAGAGCCTCTTCTTTTACCTCTGGCATCCCATGGCCATGGCGCTTCTAATGGCCGGCGGAACCGGGACGGCGGGATTGCTGACGCTCGCAGTCCCCGGCCTTTTTCTCGCCAGCCGGGCGATCATGCGTCTGCCCGAGCTGGGACGGATGCTGGGCGCCGCGCCGTTGCAGAGCGCTCCGCCTCCTTCAACCGCGCCCGTGGTTCAGACCGTCTGA
- the purD gene encoding phosphoribosylamine--glycine ligase — MNILLLGGGGREHALAWKLAQSPRLSTLYAAPGNPGIAQHAILVDLEATDHRAVLDFCTRHSIGLVVIGPEAPLVDGLADNLRTMGVPVFGPNKKPAQLEGSKGFTKDLCRRANIPTAAYVRVTSKDGAIAALDDFALPVVIKADGLAAGKGVIIAETRDEALEALDSMFSGAFGAAGEEVVLEEYMTGEEASFFALTDGTAILPFGSAQDHKRVGDGDTGPNTGGMGAYSPARVLTPELEALVIETIIKPTVDTLAAEGIPYSGVLYAGLMLTAEGPKLIEYNARFGDPECQVLMTRFDGDLVDLLIAVAQGRLAEQGPVQLADRTALTIVMAANGYPGTPEKGGAIGGIDAAEQNGAKVFHAGTADSDGVLVANGGRVLNVTATGDTVSAAQAAAYAAVDAIDFPTGFCRRDIGWREVAREAR, encoded by the coding sequence ATGAACATCCTTTTGCTTGGCGGCGGCGGCCGCGAACATGCGCTGGCGTGGAAGCTGGCGCAATCGCCCCGGCTGTCGACCCTCTATGCCGCGCCGGGCAATCCGGGCATAGCCCAGCACGCGATATTGGTCGACCTCGAAGCCACGGATCATCGCGCGGTGCTGGATTTCTGCACCCGCCATTCGATCGGGCTGGTGGTGATCGGGCCGGAAGCACCGCTGGTCGACGGCCTCGCCGACAATCTGCGCACCATGGGCGTTCCGGTCTTCGGTCCCAACAAGAAGCCCGCGCAGCTGGAAGGGTCCAAGGGCTTCACCAAGGATCTGTGCCGGCGCGCTAACATCCCGACCGCGGCCTATGTTCGCGTGACCAGCAAGGATGGCGCGATCGCCGCGCTGGACGATTTCGCGCTGCCGGTGGTCATCAAGGCGGATGGCCTGGCGGCAGGCAAGGGCGTCATCATCGCGGAAACCCGCGATGAGGCGCTGGAGGCGCTGGATTCGATGTTCTCCGGCGCGTTCGGCGCGGCGGGCGAGGAAGTCGTGCTCGAAGAATATATGACCGGCGAGGAAGCGAGCTTCTTCGCCCTCACCGACGGCACCGCCATCCTGCCTTTCGGCTCGGCGCAGGATCACAAGCGCGTCGGCGACGGCGACACCGGCCCCAATACCGGCGGCATGGGCGCCTACAGCCCCGCGCGGGTGCTGACGCCCGAACTGGAGGCTCTGGTGATCGAAACGATCATCAAGCCGACCGTCGACACGCTGGCGGCGGAGGGCATCCCCTATTCGGGCGTCCTCTATGCCGGTCTTATGCTGACCGCCGAAGGGCCGAAGCTGATCGAATATAATGCCCGCTTCGGCGACCCGGAATGCCAGGTTCTGATGACCCGCTTCGACGGCGATCTGGTCGACCTGCTGATCGCCGTGGCGCAGGGCAGGCTGGCGGAGCAGGGCCCAGTGCAACTGGCCGATCGCACCGCGCTCACCATCGTCATGGCGGCGAACGGCTATCCGGGCACGCCGGAAAAGGGCGGCGCGATCGGCGGGATCGATGCGGCGGAACAGAACGGCGCCAAGGTGTTCCATGCCGGCACCGCCGACAGCGACGGCGTGCTGGTCGCCAATGGCGGGCGCGTGCTCAACGTCACCGCCACCGGTGACACGGTAAGCGCGGCACAAGCTGCCGCCTATGCGGCGGTGGACGCCATCGATTTCCCGACCGGCTTCTGCCGCCGTGACATTGGCTGGCGCGAGGTCGCGCGCGAGGCGCGATAG
- the xseA gene encoding exodeoxyribonuclease VII large subunit: MSPEFDAYDSSGRLLAEERAGDNAPPLSVSELSGLLKRTVEDRFGHVRLRGEISGFKRAASGHLYLALKDDNAVIDGVMWKGGAQRLAFAPQDGVEVIATGKLTTYPGRSKYQLVIERMELAGEGALMALLEKLKAKLAGEGLFAPERKKPLPFLPRTIGVVTSPTGAVIRDILHRLADRCPTNVLLWPVLVQGQGAAEQVARAVRGFSAMDGSGPLPRPDLVIVARGGGSIEDLWSFNEEIVVRAVADCTIPIISAVGHETDTTLCDYAADRRAPTPTAAAEMAVPVRADLLAGLAEMGLRAGRAVRRGAAQARERLEMQARLMPTPDTLLAPQRQRLDQLSDGLVSGLRHRLADARAQLGQAGGALRPALLGQQLQRGRERLDRLRLRPDYLLRVHRDCATAFDRVSRHFASLDPDLPLQRGYARVMAGGRLVESVAAAQAAGRVTLHFRDGTVDAVVGQAGEPLEKSASSAISASSRPVRKPREAGEGQQDLFS; the protein is encoded by the coding sequence ATGTCCCCGGAATTTGATGCCTATGACAGTTCGGGCCGCCTGTTAGCCGAGGAACGGGCGGGGGACAACGCGCCGCCGCTCAGTGTCAGTGAATTGTCGGGCCTGCTCAAGCGCACGGTCGAGGACCGGTTCGGCCATGTGCGGCTGCGCGGCGAGATTTCCGGCTTCAAACGTGCGGCGTCGGGGCATCTCTATCTTGCGCTCAAGGACGATAATGCCGTCATCGACGGGGTGATGTGGAAGGGCGGGGCGCAGCGGCTGGCCTTCGCGCCGCAGGACGGCGTCGAGGTAATCGCCACCGGCAAGCTGACCACCTATCCCGGCCGGTCCAAATATCAGCTCGTGATCGAGCGGATGGAGTTGGCCGGCGAAGGCGCGTTGATGGCGCTGCTGGAAAAGCTGAAGGCGAAGCTGGCAGGGGAAGGGCTGTTCGCGCCCGAACGCAAGAAGCCCCTGCCTTTCCTGCCGCGCACGATCGGCGTCGTGACGTCGCCCACCGGCGCGGTGATCCGCGACATTCTCCATCGGCTGGCGGATCGTTGCCCGACCAATGTGCTGCTCTGGCCCGTGCTGGTGCAGGGGCAGGGCGCGGCCGAGCAGGTGGCGCGCGCGGTGCGCGGCTTTTCCGCCATGGATGGCAGCGGCCCGTTGCCCCGGCCAGACCTGGTGATCGTGGCGCGGGGCGGCGGATCGATCGAGGATCTGTGGAGCTTCAACGAGGAGATCGTCGTGCGGGCCGTCGCCGATTGCACCATCCCGATCATTTCGGCGGTGGGGCATGAGACCGACACGACGCTGTGCGACTATGCCGCCGACCGCCGCGCGCCCACGCCCACCGCAGCGGCGGAAATGGCGGTGCCGGTGCGGGCGGACTTGCTGGCGGGCCTTGCCGAAATGGGCCTGAGGGCTGGGCGCGCGGTCCGGCGCGGCGCGGCGCAGGCGCGGGAAAGGCTGGAGATGCAGGCGCGGCTGATGCCGACGCCCGACACCCTGCTGGCGCCGCAGCGGCAGCGGCTCGACCAGCTGTCCGACGGACTGGTCAGCGGTCTGCGTCATCGCCTCGCCGATGCGCGCGCGCAACTGGGGCAGGCAGGCGGCGCGCTGCGGCCGGCGCTGCTCGGTCAGCAGCTTCAGCGCGGGCGCGAACGGCTCGACCGATTGCGCCTGCGGCCCGATTATCTGCTGCGCGTGCATCGCGACTGCGCCACGGCATTCGACCGGGTGTCGCGCCATTTCGCCTCGCTCGATCCCGACCTGCCGCTCCAGCGCGGCTATGCGCGGGTGATGGCCGGCGGGCGGCTGGTGGAATCCGTGGCGGCGGCGCAGGCGGCGGGCCGGGTGACGCTGCACTTTCGCGACGGCACGGTGGACGCGGTGGTGGGTCAGGCGGGCGAGCCGCTTGAGAAGAGCGCATCGAGCGCTATATCGGCTTCGTCCCGTCCCGTTCGCAAGCCGCGTGAAGCGGGCGAAGGGCAGCAGGATCTTTTTTCCTGA
- a CDS encoding DUF2093 domain-containing protein → MLMSNRDRIARLHYMAYSFRVLQAGDHVVCAVTGQRIALEDLRYWSIARQEPYASAQASVQAELQADHAG, encoded by the coding sequence ATGTTGATGTCCAACCGAGACCGGATCGCCCGGCTCCATTATATGGCCTACAGCTTTCGCGTGCTCCAGGCCGGCGACCATGTCGTCTGCGCCGTGACCGGGCAGCGGATCGCGCTGGAGGATCTGCGCTATTGGAGCATCGCCCGGCAGGAACCCTATGCCAGCGCCCAGGCTTCGGTGCAGGCGGAGTTGCAGGCCGACCACGCCGGATGA
- a CDS encoding M23 family metallopeptidase produces MKAIAMALLALLPAAGMAAPVSPAMVSPDFRLDGPLMQGGAVTGTAPAGTIALHLGEQAVPVDADGRFLIAFDRDAAPVARLFARLADGRAIERQLTIMPRDWRIERVNAPLRPTRSTEAFLALRKPELEAIAAARATATDAQGWRQRFIWPRTGRISGLFGSQRIYQGQPGAYHGGVDVTGGTGAPVVAPADGVVILAAVDKPFTLEGHLLMIDHGHGLNSAFLHLSRIDVKPGDHVSRGQRIGAVGATGRATGPHLHWGMKWHDARIDPLLIAGPMPQTE; encoded by the coding sequence ATGAAGGCGATCGCGATGGCTCTGCTGGCCCTGTTGCCGGCGGCCGGGATGGCCGCGCCTGTGTCGCCCGCCATGGTAAGCCCCGATTTCCGGCTGGACGGCCCGCTGATGCAGGGCGGGGCGGTGACCGGCACCGCGCCGGCAGGCACGATCGCCCTGCATCTGGGGGAGCAGGCGGTGCCGGTCGACGCCGATGGCCGTTTCCTCATCGCCTTCGACCGGGACGCCGCCCCTGTCGCGCGCTTGTTCGCGCGCCTCGCCGATGGCCGGGCGATCGAGCGACAGTTGACCATCATGCCGCGTGACTGGCGGATCGAAAGGGTGAATGCGCCGCTTCGCCCCACGCGCAGCACCGAAGCCTTCCTGGCGCTGCGCAAGCCCGAGCTGGAGGCGATCGCCGCCGCCCGCGCGACAGCGACGGACGCGCAGGGCTGGCGGCAACGCTTCATCTGGCCCCGCACGGGCCGCATATCCGGCCTGTTCGGATCGCAGCGAATCTATCAGGGCCAGCCGGGCGCCTATCATGGCGGCGTCGATGTCACTGGCGGGACCGGGGCGCCGGTGGTGGCGCCGGCCGATGGCGTCGTCATCCTCGCGGCGGTGGACAAGCCCTTCACGCTGGAAGGGCATCTGCTGATGATCGACCATGGCCATGGTCTCAACAGCGCCTTCCTGCACCTGTCGCGGATCGACGTGAAGCCGGGCGATCATGTGTCGCGGGGGCAGCGCATCGGCGCGGTCGGCGCGACCGGGCGCGCCACCGGCCCGCACCTTCACTGGGGCATGAAATGGCATGACGCGCGGATCGACCCGCTGCTGATCGCGGGGCCGATGCCGCAGACCGAATGA
- a CDS encoding TonB-dependent receptor, translating into MKTFSKRALLRASAAPAILSASLIATAAFAQDAPQAAEAAEGDTIIVTGSLIKNPNLARSTPVTATTADQIELKQNNTAEEILREIPGIVPSIGSAVNNGNGGASFVNLRGLGSNRNIVLIDGNRLVPAELNGRFDLNNIPLALIDRVDVLTGGASTTYGADAISGVVNFVTKSDFSGLEANIANQLTEEADGHYIRADLTLGANFDDGRGNVVFSVGYQQSDPVYQGDRPFSAFSIDSFTGANGGSGTSTPSRFTNVNTTGADSITTGCGLAGQPACNTVQGNRQVTAAGGAFRPTSAFDAYNFNPFNIFQTPFERFNMYGAGRYEVSDAVEVYTRGIFSKNTVSTIIAPSGAFGISVVVPLSNPYLSAAQRNAFCAFDTTPGAGYTPLFTQAQCNAAATATDPTDPNYKTVTTTLSRRATELGPRVSDFTTTFFDYRIGARGGITDSIDWDLSGSYGESENIQTQQGYWLNSRVRQALLATNTSTCLTDTNGCVPLNVFGPDGSITAAQNAFLTANSQVATKTTLSQVKGTISGDVGFAAPWATDSIAFALGAEYRKYGASQESDLLSQSGDLGGAGGAAPNIDGGYDVYEAYGEIILPLVQDKPFFQDLTVEAGIRYSDYSVDGGSGYNTTTWKVAGNWTPVDGIKFRGNYSRAVRAPNIAELFAPVNTTLTNLDSDPCAGVAPTQNANLAAVCIAQGATAAQLGSIINDPAGQVNSTGGGNLALGPEKSNSWGLGVTLQPSALPGFSLTVDYYNIKITGAITNPTPDDVISACFDNITAASATDPACTGIRRDPSTGALFGEAAVVGGLPQTLSNLGKLATDGIDVQLNYQKDVGFAKWALTANGNWTNSSTFQATPTSINRECVGLYSVNCASIQPEFSWSVRNTLSFESVDLSLLWRYIDGVKYEDGDAFVGTLNGKDVNFNTIPAEHYFDLTSRFHVSDEVTITMTVQNLLDNQPKVVGNTIGSTSYNSGNVYPSTYDALGRRYTVAAKLRF; encoded by the coding sequence GTGAAAACATTTTCGAAAAGGGCACTTCTGCGTGCCAGCGCCGCTCCGGCGATCCTGAGCGCGTCGCTGATCGCGACCGCCGCGTTCGCGCAGGACGCGCCCCAGGCGGCCGAAGCCGCCGAAGGCGACACCATCATCGTCACGGGTTCGCTTATCAAGAACCCGAACCTTGCCCGTTCGACCCCCGTCACCGCCACCACGGCCGACCAGATCGAACTGAAGCAGAACAACACCGCCGAAGAAATTCTGCGTGAAATTCCCGGTATCGTTCCCAGCATCGGTTCGGCCGTCAACAACGGCAATGGCGGCGCTTCGTTCGTCAACCTGCGCGGCCTGGGTTCCAACCGCAACATCGTGCTGATCGACGGCAACCGCCTGGTGCCTGCCGAACTGAACGGCCGTTTCGACCTCAACAACATTCCGCTGGCCCTGATCGACCGCGTCGACGTGCTGACCGGCGGCGCTTCGACCACCTATGGCGCGGACGCCATTTCGGGTGTCGTCAACTTCGTCACCAAGTCGGACTTCTCGGGCCTGGAAGCCAATATCGCCAACCAGCTGACGGAAGAGGCCGACGGCCATTATATCCGTGCGGACCTGACGCTCGGCGCCAATTTCGATGACGGCCGCGGCAATGTGGTCTTCTCGGTCGGCTACCAGCAGTCGGACCCGGTCTACCAGGGCGATCGTCCCTTCTCGGCCTTCTCGATCGACTCCTTCACCGGCGCCAACGGCGGTTCGGGCACGTCGACCCCGTCGCGCTTCACCAACGTGAACACGACCGGTGCGGATTCGATCACCACGGGTTGTGGCCTGGCTGGACAGCCGGCCTGTAACACCGTTCAGGGCAACCGTCAGGTGACGGCCGCCGGTGGCGCCTTCCGTCCGACCTCGGCCTTCGACGCCTACAACTTCAACCCCTTCAACATCTTCCAGACGCCGTTCGAGCGCTTCAACATGTACGGCGCGGGCCGTTATGAAGTCAGCGACGCTGTGGAAGTCTATACGCGCGGCATCTTCTCGAAGAACACCGTCAGCACCATCATCGCCCCGTCGGGCGCGTTCGGCATCTCCGTCGTCGTTCCGCTGAGCAACCCCTATCTGTCGGCTGCCCAGCGCAACGCCTTCTGCGCATTCGACACCACCCCGGGAGCCGGCTACACGCCGCTCTTCACGCAGGCCCAGTGCAATGCCGCTGCCACTGCAACCGATCCGACCGATCCCAATTATAAAACGGTCACAACCACCCTGTCGCGTCGTGCGACCGAACTGGGTCCGCGCGTCTCCGACTTCACCACCACCTTCTTCGACTATCGCATTGGCGCCCGTGGCGGCATCACCGACTCGATCGACTGGGATCTGTCGGGCAGCTACGGCGAATCCGAGAATATCCAGACCCAGCAGGGCTACTGGCTGAACTCGCGCGTCCGTCAGGCGCTGCTGGCGACCAACACGTCGACCTGCCTGACCGACACCAATGGCTGCGTACCGCTCAACGTGTTCGGTCCGGACGGCTCGATCACCGCCGCGCAGAACGCGTTCCTGACCGCCAACAGCCAGGTCGCGACCAAGACCACGCTGTCTCAGGTCAAGGGCACGATCAGCGGCGACGTCGGCTTTGCAGCCCCCTGGGCGACCGACAGCATCGCGTTCGCGCTTGGTGCCGAATATCGCAAATATGGCGCGTCGCAGGAATCCGACCTGCTGTCGCAGTCGGGTGATCTGGGCGGCGCCGGCGGCGCGGCGCCGAACATCGACGGCGGCTATGACGTCTATGAAGCCTATGGCGAAATCATCCTGCCGCTGGTGCAGGACAAGCCCTTCTTCCAGGATCTGACCGTGGAAGCCGGCATCCGCTACTCCGACTACAGCGTCGATGGCGGTTCGGGCTACAACACGACCACCTGGAAGGTGGCCGGCAACTGGACGCCGGTGGACGGCATCAAGTTCCGCGGCAACTATTCGCGCGCGGTTCGTGCCCCGAACATCGCCGAACTGTTCGCACCGGTGAACACCACCCTGACCAACCTGGACAGCGATCCCTGCGCCGGCGTCGCGCCGACCCAGAATGCCAATCTGGCGGCTGTCTGTATCGCCCAGGGTGCTACTGCGGCGCAGCTCGGTTCGATCATCAACGATCCGGCCGGCCAGGTGAACTCGACGGGCGGCGGCAACCTCGCCCTCGGTCCGGAAAAGTCGAACAGCTGGGGCCTGGGCGTCACCTTGCAGCCGAGCGCGCTGCCGGGCTTCAGCCTGACGGTCGATTATTACAACATCAAGATCACGGGTGCGATCACCAACCCGACGCCTGATGACGTGATTTCGGCCTGCTTCGACAACATCACCGCCGCTAGCGCGACCGACCCGGCCTGCACCGGCATCCGCCGTGATCCGTCGACCGGCGCGTTGTTCGGCGAAGCCGCTGTGGTGGGTGGTCTGCCGCAGACTCTGTCGAACCTTGGCAAGCTGGCCACCGACGGCATCGACGTTCAGCTGAACTATCAGAAGGATGTTGGTTTCGCGAAGTGGGCGCTGACCGCCAACGGCAACTGGACGAACAGCTCGACCTTCCAGGCGACCCCGACGTCGATCAACCGCGAGTGCGTGGGCCTCTATTCGGTCAACTGCGCGTCGATCCAGCCGGAATTCTCCTGGTCGGTCCGCAACACCCTCTCGTTCGAGTCGGTCGATCTGTCGCTCCTGTGGCGCTATATCGACGGCGTGAAATATGAGGATGGCGACGCCTTCGTCGGAACGCTGAACGGCAAGGACGTGAACTTCAACACGATCCCCGCCGAACATTATTTCGACCTGACCAGCCGTTTCCATGTGAGCGACGAAGTGACGATCACCATGACCGTCCAGAACCTGCTGGACAACCAGCCCAAGGTCGTCGGCAACACGATCGGTTCGACCAGCTACAACAGCGGCAACGTCTATCCGTCGACCTACGACGCGCTGGGCCGCCGCTACACGGTCGCCGCCAAGCTGCGCTTCTGA
- a CDS encoding aspartyl/asparaginyl beta-hydroxylase domain-containing protein has product MNVTRLLQQAVEARRTGRLADAREQLAEALKLQPGQPQALNLLGLIALDQRDFAEARARFRAAAQADPREAALWMNVASAERGLGDAEGERAALDQAIAIDQRNLMAQIRMAQLQQRLGERQDAADSWGKVLALASGLGDIPPALAETLETARHFVQEHKANFAAFVEAGVADRLGAADPVARRRFQACLDHEFGRRALFQNQCSGLHYPFLPADEFFDRQHFPWMAQLEARTDAIRAEFLAMVARDGGNVRPYVQQEAGTPQNKWTALDGSLDWGASFLWEYGVRNEAVCAACPQTVAALEALPRADIPGRAPSAFFSLLKPRSRIPAHSGVTNTRAIIHLPLVVPPGCFFRVGGETRAWEEGVAFAFDDTIDHEAWNDSDHLRVVLIFDVWNPHLSLEEQILLKQFYATADASKTQSVLTGI; this is encoded by the coding sequence ATGAATGTGACGCGCCTGTTGCAACAGGCGGTGGAAGCGCGACGGACGGGCCGTCTGGCGGATGCGCGGGAACAGCTGGCGGAGGCCCTGAAGCTCCAGCCGGGGCAACCGCAGGCGCTCAACCTGCTTGGTCTGATCGCGCTGGACCAGCGCGACTTCGCCGAAGCGCGCGCCCGTTTCCGGGCGGCGGCGCAGGCCGACCCCAGGGAAGCGGCGCTGTGGATGAACGTCGCCTCCGCCGAGCGCGGGCTGGGGGATGCGGAGGGGGAGCGGGCTGCTCTCGACCAGGCGATCGCGATCGACCAGCGCAACCTGATGGCGCAGATCCGCATGGCGCAGTTGCAGCAGAGGCTTGGGGAAAGGCAGGACGCGGCCGACAGCTGGGGCAAGGTGCTGGCCCTGGCGTCCGGCCTGGGCGACATTCCGCCGGCGCTCGCCGAAACGCTGGAAACGGCGCGCCATTTCGTGCAGGAGCATAAGGCGAATTTCGCGGCCTTCGTGGAAGCTGGCGTGGCGGACCGGCTGGGCGCGGCGGACCCGGTGGCGCGCCGGCGATTCCAGGCCTGCCTCGATCATGAATTCGGCCGTCGCGCACTGTTCCAGAACCAATGTTCCGGGCTGCATTACCCCTTCCTGCCCGCCGACGAATTTTTCGACCGGCAGCATTTTCCATGGATGGCGCAACTGGAAGCACGGACCGACGCGATCCGCGCCGAGTTTCTGGCGATGGTGGCGCGGGACGGCGGCAATGTCCGCCCCTATGTTCAGCAGGAGGCGGGAACGCCGCAGAATAAATGGACCGCGCTCGACGGATCGCTGGATTGGGGGGCGTCGTTCCTGTGGGAATATGGCGTGCGTAACGAAGCGGTCTGCGCGGCCTGCCCGCAGACGGTCGCGGCGCTCGAAGCGCTGCCGCGCGCGGACATACCGGGCCGGGCGCCCTCGGCCTTCTTTTCGCTGCTCAAGCCCCGCAGCCGGATCCCGGCGCATAGCGGCGTGACCAACACCCGCGCCATCATCCATCTGCCGCTGGTCGTGCCGCCCGGCTGCTTCTTCCGCGTCGGCGGAGAGACTAGGGCGTGGGAAGAAGGCGTGGCCTTCGCCTTTGACGACACGATAGACCATGAAGCCTGGAACGACAGCGACCATTTGCGCGTGGTGCTGATCTTCGACGTTTGGAATCCGCATTTGTCACTTGAAGAGCAGATATTATTGAAGCAATTCTATGCCACTGCCGATGCCAGCAAGACGCAATCCGTCCTGACCGGCATCTGA